The following coding sequences are from one Capsicum annuum cultivar UCD-10X-F1 chromosome 3, UCD10Xv1.1, whole genome shotgun sequence window:
- the LOC107866333 gene encoding protein LIGHT-DEPENDENT SHORT HYPOCOTYLS 4 gives MDSFPEVESSNHLANINNSNNSHLTNSRNININNNNITSSSSSSRYENQKRRDWNTFGQYLKNHRPPLSLSRCSGAHVLEFLRYLDQFGKTKIHTAICPFYGHPNPPAPCPCPLRQAWGSLDALIGRLRAAYEENGGKPEMNPFGARAVRLYLREVRDLQSKARGVSYEKKKRKRPPPPPQQFTALPPPSTSGEA, from the coding sequence ATGGATTCCTTCCCAGAAGTTGAGAGTTCCAATCATTTGGCAAATATCAATAACTCTAACAACAGTCACCTGACCAATAGCAGAaacatcaacatcaacaacaataatattacATCGTCATCGTCTTCAAGCCGATACGAGAACCAGAAACGCCGTGATTGGAACACTTTTGGCCAGTACCTCAAGAACCATAGGCCCCCACTCTCTCTCTCCCGCTGTAGCGGCGCTCACGTCCTTGAATTCCTCCGTTACCTCGATCAATTTGGTAAGACCAAAATTCACACCGCAATATGTCCATTTTACGGTCATCCAAATCCTCCAGCACCTTGTCCCTGTCCACTTCGTCAAGCTTGGGGAAGCCTTGATGCACTCATCGGTCGTCTTAGAGCTGCTTATGAAGAGAATGGAGGAAAGCCTGAAATGAATCCTTTTGGTGCTCGTGCTGTTAGGCTTTACCTTCGTGAAGTTCGCGATTTGCAGTCAAAAGCAAGAGGAGTTAGCTATGAGAAGAAGAAACGGAAACGCCCTCCGCCACCACCGCAACAGTTTACTGCTCTGCCGCCGCCATCAACATCAGGTGAAGcttaa